One genomic window of Centropristis striata isolate RG_2023a ecotype Rhode Island chromosome 20, C.striata_1.0, whole genome shotgun sequence includes the following:
- the LOC131993643 gene encoding zinc finger BED domain-containing protein 4-like gives MQRTTCSARHTVFIHHRQWTMMAAVSTQGLGGRKRRDDIWVYFKYNPAENKTECIVKEDGDKCGHKVGGKNTTNLKRHLKARHKDIFSKIPETSTPKEKPGGPKNNRAQSSIPAAFAAASKYKSDSLEQRAKEQAIALWIGRTGLPACTVEDEDFILMMETFDKRLTIPKRTKINNLVDKMFDDEKQKYKERLATARKITIGLDIWTKKGLTASFLGISACFFCTVENKAKHILLRLDQITHPHTAECIKTSVDRCTEDWGIPQHKILTVITDNGSNMIAAFKPNESDASASSEEESSETSDTEDSEVVEDQRFGHIDRTPCVVHTLQLVVNMIQKDASVSRLLGKVRSLVKLFRKSSVATERLLQLCQLTLVKDCPTRWSSTYLMISRLLQIKDSVVQVADGMSWDYLLPSEWQRLTALRDLLVPFTEHTQMLQSDTQSLSLVVPALLDLQGHLSEFPHAQGSSFKDLASLAMKMKANMDKRFSCFLDHTDSKFSPLTAAACFLDPTVSPEALLENDDEQITALLEKAEEYIAQLVPPVVREEEVEDEEPEEEEKESKEGPQRKRPRFKFLSKASRPSRSSCSKPCVKEEIKKFKEQLSQPTNEETALEFWAAQGDSVYPSLKPIALDLLAMPASQAFAERVFSITGDLTRGRRNRARAILERSAFLKLNRGQ, from the exons ATGCAGCGCACAACGTGCTCAGCACGTCACACTGTTTTCATTCATCACAGACAATGGACCATGATGGCGGCAGTTTCAACACAGGGGCTTGGTGGCCGCAAACGTAGAGACGACATATGggtgtattttaaatataaccCAGCAGAAAATAAAACGGAGTGTATTGTGAAGGAAGATGGTGACAAATGTGGCCACAAAGTAGGCGGAAAAAATACGACCAACCTTAAGCGGCACCTGAAGGCTCGTCACAAGGATATTTTTTCAAAG ATCCCAGAGACCAGCACTCCTAAAGAGAAACCTGGTGGTCCAAAAAACAACAGGGCACAGTCATCTATCCCAGCAGCCTTCGCCGCAGCATCCAAATATAAGTCAGACTCCCTGGAACAACGTGCCAAAGAACAGGCGATCGCTCTTTGGATTGGACGTACTGGTCTACCTGCTTGCACAGTTGAGGATGAAGATTTCATCCTCATGATGGAGACCTTTGATAAGAGGCTGACCATacccaaaagaacaaaaataaacaacttagTTGACAAGATGtttgatgatgaaaaacaaaagtacaaAGAGAGGCTTGCCACAGCACGCAAAATAACAATTGGGCTGGacatatggaccaaaaaaggacTTACAGCATCATTTCTGGGAATTAGTGCATGCTTTTTTTGCACTGTggaaaacaaagcaaagcacATATTGTTGAGACTTGACCAGAtcacccacccacacactgcAGAGTGTATAAAAACCAGTGTTGACCGATGCACAGAGGACTGGGGAATACCACAACACAAAATTCTGACAGTCATAACAGATAACGGAAGCAACATGATTGCAGCGTTCAAACCTAATGAATCGGATGCATCAGCCAGCTCCGAGGAAGAATCCTCCGAGACAAGTGACACTGAAGACTCTGAGGTGGTTGAAGACCAAAG GTTTGGACACATAGACAGGACTCCCTGTGTTGTACACACACTGCAACTCGTGGTGAACATGATCCAGAAAGATGCAAGTGTCAGCCGACTGTTGGGCAAAGTTAGATCGCTTGTCAAGCTCTTCCGCAAGTCATCTGTGGCAACTGAGCGACTGCTGCAGCTGTGTCAACTAACTCTGGTCAAAGACTGCCCTACTAGATGGTCCAGCACATATCTGATGATATCACGGCTTCTGCAAATCAAGGACTCAGTAGTTCAAGTTGCAGATGGGATGAGCTGGGACTATCTACTGCCAAGTGAGTGGCAGAGGCTGACTGCTCTGAGAGATTTACTCGTCCCCTTCACTGAGCATACCCAGATGCTCCAGAGCGACACACAGTCTTTATCCCTTGTTGTGCCTGCCCTTCTGGACCTGCAGGGTCATCTGTCTGAGTTCCCCCATGCCCAGGGTTCTAGCTTCAAGGACCTAGCTTCCCTGGCAATGAAGATGAAGGCAAACATGGACAAGCGGTTCAGCTGCTTTCTTGATCACACTGACTCTAAGTTTTCACCCCTCACTGCTGCTGCATGCTTTCTCGACCCAACAGTTTCACCTGAAGCACTCCTTGAAAATGATGATGAGCAAATTACAGCGCTTCTGGAAAAAGCAGAAGAGTACATTGCTCAGTTGGTGCCACCAGTTGTACGGGAAGAGGAGGTTGAAGATGAGGAgccagaggaggaagaaaaggaatcAAAAGAGGGACCACAAAGAAAGCGGCCCAGATTCAAATTCTTGTCAAAAGCAAGCCGGCCATCCAGGTCTAGCTGCTCAAAGCCATGTGTCaaggaggaaataaagaaattCAAGGAGCAGCTGTCACAGCCTACAAACGAAGAGACTGCCCTTGAATTTTGGGCTGCACAGGGAGATTCTGTTTATCCAAGCCTAAAACCTATCGCCTTAGATCTTCTGGCCATGCCAGCATCTCAAGCATTTGCTGAGAGAGTGTTTAGCATTACAGGTGACCTCACTCGTGGCCGTCGAAACAGAGCAAGAGCCATTTTAGAGCGAAGCGCTTTTCTGAAACTAAATCGAGGTCAGTAG